GTCCCCGATAACTAACATCAATGCAGTGTCTCCCAACAGCAAAAGGGTTTCTCTGCCTCATCTTGATTCACCAGAGTTGACTCCAAGGAGAAGAAATGGTGAGAGGAAACTGTTACTGTCAATTCCAACTTTTCCTTCTTTCGCTCCACACCATTAAAAATGTTCTTTGAAACTGTTTTTGATGTCAACATCTAGTTGGCTGTTTAACCTCACACAGCAACAACATACACAAAACGTTTCTAGTAGTTTAGTGATAGCAAATTTCGTTTGGTTCTCCAAAGATTGTTTAGTTTATCCTTTACAACAGATGTTAAGTAGTTTTGATTGGTTTGATTTAGCAAAGGTTGTTTAATTTCCAAAGGTTATTTAATCCTCTATATATTATTTGTTAAACATTACAATTTCTTTTTGTAACCATGCACGTGTCATCACTAGGATGATTTTTAGAATTATTAGAGAAATAGGTTGGTCCATCTAATTATATAATAAGCTTTTTATTAAACTAACCATAAATTCATTATTAATGTCATTTATTATTTCCTTAAATAAAGATTACGGAATTATCTAATGCGGCTAAAGTATATATGACAATGAATGATTTTGAATAATAAAGGTCTGATAAAAAAAATAATGTATCTTATCAAATTTGTTTAATTTTAAACTATTAAAATAATTTNNNNNNNNNNNNNNNNNNNNNNNNNNNNNNNNNNNNNNNNNNNNNNNNNNNNNNNNNNNNNNNNNNNNNNNNNNNNNNNNNNNNNNNNNNNNNNNNNNNNNNNNNNNNNNNNNNNNNNNNNNNNNNNNNNNNNNNNNNNNNNNNNNNNNNNNNNNNNNNNNNNNNNNNNNNNNNNNNNNNNNNNNNNNNNNNNNNNNNNNNNNNNNNNNNNNNNNNNNNNNNNNNNNNNNNNNNNNNNNNNNNNNNNNNNNNNNNNNNNNNNNNNNNNNNNNNNNNNNNNNNNNNNNNNNNNNNNNNNNNNNNNNNNNNNNNNNNNNNNNNNNNNNNNNNNNNNNNNNNNNNNAACATATGAGTAGAAAGCATCATTTAATAGACATTAATATTAAAAATATATTATGTATGTTAATATCATTTAAATTTAATTATATATCCTATCAAATTTTTAAAAAATTGTTTGGATTAATAAAATTGATTTATACGTTCGCACCAATTTAACTATATATGTAATAGTTATTGACTTTTAATTATTCAATAAATATTTATTATCTTATAATATGTAAGAACATAAAATACATACAATAATTTATATATATAATGGGGATGATTAGTTGGGGCTGTAGATGCTCTGGACAGCCAAAATTTAGTCTACATCTATATATGTCAACCAATCGAGCTTTGCTTTCCTTAAAAATTTCACAGCAAAAAAATCTCTGCAAAATCAAAATATGGCTGTAGAGAGCTTTATTTCCAGAGCAAAAAATTAGTGCTTTAGAAATCTACAGCAAATAAATCTACAGATTAAATTCTACAGCAAAAAATATAAAACTACAACACTTACTAATCATCCCCAATATTTATTCCGCGCAAAGCGCATATCTTAGCTAGTTTAACTTATTTGATTTAGCAATTTTAGACTGGTTTTAAATATATTTATATGTACTATCACACATTGTAAATGGAAAATTAATATTTTCTATGAACAATGAAGAAATTATATTTTATAGCGGAAAGTTATGTGTTTCCAAACTGTTCTAAATCCACTGTACACAGTATTTTTGAAATTATATTTTGAAGAATTAGGCAGACAAATCTTAAAATAAACTCTTGAGCAAACAACCTTTACACCATTTCCATGCTAGCCAAATCTGTAAAATTTTATAGTTAAACTATTTTATAAATTTCCAATAATTTTTTTTTTTTATAATATTGTTATTATCTATTTAAAATGTGACTATTCTAAATACTTACATACATAATATCCAAATTATTTGACTCTTACATCATCGAAGTAAAATTTATTAGATAATTATTATTTATACAAAATAGTATGGTAGCACCAAAAACCAGAAACACAAACACAAGAAAACTAGTATAAAAGTCCATGTTTTTAATATGATCAACCGAAATTCAAGTAAATAAATTTCTTGCCCCTCAATGTGTAAGGGATGATGGGCCAAAGTGGAGCGTAAAGATCCAAAAGTCAATAATAATAAAAAAAAAAAAAAAAAAAGAGTGACGTCGTTTAGTGGACTTGTATAACATATTTTTTTTCTTTTGTCCACTGTGGTCCATCTTCTTCAACACTGTTTCCGCACAGGCGCGGTCTTTTTGTTCGAAATGCATCAAATAACCCTAGCTTAGATTGTCTCTGTCTGCTTTGACGCAATGTTTATGTAAATAGCTGCGTGGAAAATGGACAATGAGAATTCTCAGAAGGAGCCTGCCTCCAAGATCGAAACCCCAACTCCAAAATCCAAATTCGAGGTTTCTTTTCTCTTCAATTTATTCGAGCTCAGTGTGAAATTAACCAAACTTGTTCTGAAGTGTATGTTGTGGTCTGCAAATTGATCTCCTCTAGATTTTTAGTTTTTTTTTTTTGTGATTCCAAGTTTTGAACTTGACTCTGAATGCTGCAGGACTCTCCAGTGTTCAACTTCATTAACAATCTCTCTCCCTTTGAGCCAGTCAAATCCTTCTCCAGTGCTCAGACGTTTAGCTCTCTCAATTTCACATCCCCTCCTCCTGTCTTCGCCTCTCCCCACCCCAATTTCCACCGAGAGTCCAGATTCTTCAGATGGTAAATAATAAAGTCAACATTCTCTTCTATTTTTTCTTCAGTATATGTAACAGTTGTGTATCTTTCGTTGCAGTCAGCACTCTGTTGATCGTTCAAAGGCCTTAGGAGATGGATCTGTTTCTAAAGAAGACCGTGAGGTGGATCTAAACAAAGATGCTACTCTGGAAGATGAAGAAGAAGAAGACACTGAAACTTCTTGTGAGCTGCCACAGATCCTCAGCTCTGACGGCCAAAGTCCTCCTCATCACGGTGAAGATATTGTCACCCAAACACTCCTACCTCCATCTGATCCTCCTTTAGGAGAAGACAACAATGGCTCGTCTATGAATAGACTCCAGAAGATTCCTGATTCTCAGGAAGAAGAGAATGGCACTCCTGACTCTAGACGTTTGATGGCAGATGCAGCAGCTGAGCTTCTAGTGTTTCGGTCTCCCAATGACTCAGAGGCTTTTACATGCCTTGTTGATAAAATATCTAGCTCTGAGAGACGTTTCTTCGCTGGTGTCAAGCACCATCATATCATTCCAGCCAATGGATCAAGCAATGATAATGAGCCTTTAGCAGTAGTTCCCAATCAGGTGAAAAATACATTTCAAAGTTCATATGTTTTCTTGATTAATCACCGTCTCTAAAAATAGTTATTTTCGTGTGCTGTGTTTGTCTGTGGTAAGCTTGTCTCTAACGTGCACCGTGGTAGCATGCGAAGACGCTGTCTAGACTTTGAAGTGCCAGGGAAGCGGAAGAAGGATGACGATCAGCAAACTGTGTGTGACAACAATAAGCCAGAATCTTCTTCCTCCAAATGTGTTGTTCCTGGTATTGGTCTCCATCTAAACGCCATTGCAATGGCCTCAAGGAACACTAAGATCAGCATCACGCATGAGTATTCATCATCTGAAGAGGTTCAAAACACTTTCTCAGGCTCTATCACTCCGGTTCACTCCCAAGACACCGTGCCAGAAACTTTGGACCAAGCAGAGAGCCAGCCTGGGGAAGAAGCTCCCAAAGCATTGGTGTTCGAAGAGTTGATTCCGGACAGCCTGCAGAAAAAGAAGCAAGTTCTTGAAGGTGGAGAGGGAGAGGGAGAGTCATCATGTAAGAGATGCAACTGCAAAAAGTCAAAGTGTTTGAAGCTGTAAGCTGCATACTCTTTTAGCTCCTCTTTAAATTGGCTTGAAGTAGTTAACTGTTTTATTTTCTCTGCTGCAGTTACTGTGAATGCTTTGCTGCTGGGGTTTATTGCATAGAGCCATGCTCATGTGTTGATTGCTTCAACAAACCTATCCATGAAGACACTGTCTTGGCCACCCGTAAACAGATTGAGTCCAGAAATCCACTTGCGTTTGCTCCTAAAGTCATCAGAAACTCTGATTCTTCCATCATGGACACTAGCGTAAGAGCTCTCTACTCCATTTTCTTTTTCCTCTTTCTCTCTCTGTCTTCTATTTATCTGAGGGATGAAATTGTAATCTTGTGTAGGATGATGCAAGTAAAACTCCAGCGTCTGCACGACACAAACGAGGCTGCAACTGCAAGAAGTCAAACTGTCTGAAGAAATACTGTGAATGCTATCAGGTTTTTCTTCCATCCTTTCTATTCATCTGAGTAGGTTATCTTCTTCAATGGTCTGATTCAGATAACTTTGTTCCTGATGATCTTTATAGAGCGGAGTTGGATGTTCCATAAACTGTAGATGTGAAGGATGTAAGAATGCATTCGGAAGAAAAGATGGTTAGTTTCTTTTAGCTCAGCATTTTCAATAAAAATTTTATCCCAAAGTCTTTATTGTTTGACATGATTACAATCTCAGCGTATTTACATACCATCATGGAGAGCAAACAAGAGGATGATCACGAAACATATGAGAAGAGAACAGAAAAAATCCAACAAAACTCGAAAGAAGTCGAGCAGAACCCACAACCATCAACACCACTGCCACCATACAGGTAAATTTCAAGAGACAAACAAACAAGACAGCTCCTGATTTTGTGTGTGTTTTATTTGTAGAAATTTGGTGGTTCATCAGCCATTTTTGTCTAGGAACAAGCTGCCTCCGACTCAGTTTTTCCTCGGCGCGGGGTCTTCCTCATTTAGAAAGCCAGATTGTGATGTAACACAGTCAATGAATGAGAAGAAGTCGCTTGAAACGGTGACAGAAGACAAAACAGAGATTATGCCTGATATTCTCAACACTTCCCCTATTAAGGCAAACTCTCCCAACAGCAAGAGAGTCTCTCCTGCTCACATTGGCCCCTCGGAACCGGGCTCAATCCTAGGGAAGAGAAGTAATGGCCGGAAGCTGATATTACGGTCTATTCCAGCTTTTCCTTCTCTTAATCCAAATCAGTGAAACAAGAACACCAACTATTTGTAATGTTTGTAAGGTTCTAGCCTATCACCTGTTTCATAACATCAGCAACATGTTCTTGACTTCTTCTTGTAAGATACTTCTGTTTGGGCAGGTAATGTAATATCACAATTCCAGTGTATGAAATGCATCCAAAAATGGATTTTGAGAAATGCTAAGTGGATTGACCTATGTTCCGAATATGTTAATTAAGTTCCTCAGATATTTTTTTCCAACATCCTCGCTTGAGATAATGGTTTTTAATCATTAATCTCGACATAATTCATCATATCTATTATGAAATAATGTTATTTTCTAATTATCTCATTGGAATTGAGCTTTCTTTCGAGTTATCAATTGGTGGATAATCAACTCTAATACCATGTTAAGAAACCTAGACATGTATAAAGGTTTTCTTGTGTTATTAAGGTTGGAGGCTCAACCTCTATACATCTTGATACCATGGGCTCAGTTACAAAGATACATTACATCAAGATTTTGCACTGTTTTTTTTTTTGTTATCAAAGCGCTGATAGGCTGTTAAAGAGGTTGGCCACTAACCCATCTCTTGAACATAAAGTAGTTCTCATCTGGTTTACACTCTATCGTGTGCCCGCCGCCCTATAAACCAAACCAACAAAAAATGAGAAACTCTCCCACCTATAAATTTTTCATTTAGGTAATAAGAAAAACGTAAACTTGCTTTCACAGTGTCAAATGTCAGCTTATTGGCATAAGTTCTTGTGTATCTACAATGAAAACAAATTGATGATCTTCACATATATGTTTTTTTTTGAAACTACTACACATGTTTCTGTGATGAAAATGACAAAATACAGCAGCGACTTGATTGTGAACCATCCATGGCCTCCAGTGGTCAATAATGGAATAGTTTAGTGATCTTATCCAGTCTTGAGTTGCAAGGAAAGGGACAAGCATGTCGTGATCACCACTGTTTCACCAGAAACATCATGCCAATGAAAACCTTAACAGAAGATTAAAGAGTAGTTGTTGTAGACGACCGACCTGAAGATGAGAGATCAATATCCTTGGACGCTGTTATTCTTATGGTATGGTATGCTGCTTTTAATGTCATAGTTTCCCTATAACATGTTCTTACTCTGCCTCACCAACACCTATGTACCGGAATGACATAAGTCCAAAAAAAATCAGAACATAGATTCATTCATTATTTTTATAAGACTAGTGTGGAAATGAGATGGTGATGCCTGATAAGGATGGACAGAACCCGGTTTCGAGCTCGAAAGGAAGAGGGCCTCGGAAACCAGGAAGATATCTGACGGTAGATCCTTCTGAATAAGCATGCAAAATCAACACAAGGGGAAGAAGCAACAACAACTTGTTAACCATTGTTTTCTCTGAGTCTGAGTTTTTTTTTTAATTATTATTTTGGTTTAGAGTTTATGGCACGTGGGACGCAAACATCTTTAATTTAATAGACGTCCAGGGACAGATGCCGCTGGAGTAAGCATACTTGTCTCATTTTGATTGAGAACCAAGTAAAGGAATTTGGGCTGGGTACTCTTGGGTTTTAACTTATTTGGGCTTGGCACTTTATGGTGTTTTAAGATAGCCGTAATGCGGTAATCAATTTCGAGATCAACCATAGATGCATGTCCGGAACTCATATCATGTGCTTTGGCTTCGGACAATACTTGTTTCACTATGTCCCCTCTTTATGGTGGTTTTGATGGTGTAGTTGAAGCTTCTCTTCTAGGCAAACCTCTATATTGGTTTTTGTTGCATGTGGTTTCTTGTCAGTTTTGAGGCATTGAATTATCTTTCTATTGTTTCATGCTTTGTTTTTTGGTCTTAGATTCAATTTTCGCATGTAGAGGTGGTAGTGCTTTAGATTTCCCTTTTTGGATTTTGATTCCCTTGGTTGG
The DNA window shown above is from Brassica oleracea var. oleracea cultivar TO1000 chromosome C3, BOL, whole genome shotgun sequence and carries:
- the LOC106328569 gene encoding CRC domain-containing protein TSO1-like isoform X2, encoding MDNENSQKEPASKIETPTPKSKFEDSPVFNFINNLSPFEPVKSFSSAQTFSSLNFTSPPPVFASPHPNFHRESRFFRCQHSVDRSKALGDGSVSKEDREVDLNKDATLEDEEEEDTETSCELPQILSSDGQSPPHHGEDIVTQTLLPPSDPPLGEDNNGSSMNRLQKIPDSQEEENGTPDSRRLMADAAAELLVFRSPNDSEAFTCLVDKISSSERRFFAGVKHHHIIPANGSSNDNEPLAVVPNQLVSNVHRGSMRRRCLDFEVPGKRKKDDDQQTVCDNNKPESSSSKCVVPGIGLHLNAIAMASRNTKISITHEYSSSEEVQNTFSGSITPVHSQDTVPETLDQAESQPGEEAPKALVFEELIPDSLQKKKQVLEGGEGEGESSCKRCNCKKSKCLKLYCECFAAGVYCIEPCSCVDCFNKPIHEDTVLATRKQIESRNPLAFAPKVIRNSDSSIMDTSDDASKTPASARHKRGCNCKKSNCLKKYCECYQSGVGCSINCRCEGCKNAFGRKDAYLHTIMESKQEDDHETYEKRTEKIQQNSKEVEQNPQPSTPLPPYRNKLPPTQFFLGAGSSSFRKPDCDVTQSMNEKKSLETVTEDKTEIMPDILNTSPIKANSPNSKRVSPAHIGPSEPGSILGKRSNGRKLILRSIPAFPSLNPNQ
- the LOC106328569 gene encoding CRC domain-containing protein TSO1-like isoform X1; this translates as MDNENSQKEPASKIETPTPKSKFEDSPVFNFINNLSPFEPVKSFSSAQTFSSLNFTSPPPVFASPHPNFHRESRFFRCQHSVDRSKALGDGSVSKEDREVDLNKDATLEDEEEEDTETSCELPQILSSDGQSPPHHGEDIVTQTLLPPSDPPLGEDNNGSSMNRLQKIPDSQEEENGTPDSRRLMADAAAELLVFRSPNDSEAFTCLVDKISSSERRFFAGVKHHHIIPANGSSNDNEPLAVVPNQLVSNVHRGSMRRRCLDFEVPGKRKKDDDQQTVCDNNKPESSSSKCVVPGIGLHLNAIAMASRNTKISITHEYSSSEEVQNTFSGSITPVHSQDTVPETLDQAESQPGEEAPKALVFEELIPDSLQKKKQVLEGGEGEGESSCKRCNCKKSKCLKLYCECFAAGVYCIEPCSCVDCFNKPIHEDTVLATRKQIESRNPLAFAPKVIRNSDSSIMDTSDDASKTPASARHKRGCNCKKSNCLKKYCECYQSGVGCSINCRCEGCKNAFGRKDAYLHTIMESKQEDDHETYEKRTEKIQQNSKEVEQNPQPSTPLPPYRNLVVHQPFLSRNKLPPTQFFLGAGSSSFRKPDCDVTQSMNEKKSLETVTEDKTEIMPDILNTSPIKANSPNSKRVSPAHIGPSEPGSILGKRSNGRKLILRSIPAFPSLNPNQ
- the LOC106328569 gene encoding CRC domain-containing protein TSO1-like isoform X3 yields the protein MDNENSQKEPASKIETPTPKSKFEDSPVFNFINNLSPFEPVKSFSSAQTFSSLNFTSPPPVFASPHPNFHRESRFFRCQHSVDRSKALGDGSVSKEDREVDLNKDATLEDEEEEDTETSCELPQILSSDGQSPPHHGEDIVTQTLLPPSDPPLGEDNNGSSMNRLQKIPDSQEEENGTPDSRRLMADAAAELLVFRSPNDSEAFTCLVDKISSSERRFFAGVKHHHIIPANGSSNDNEPLAVVPNQLVSNVHRGSMRRRCLDFEVPGKRKKDDDQQTVCDNNKPESSSSKCVVPGSITPVHSQDTVPETLDQAESQPGEEAPKALVFEELIPDSLQKKKQVLEGGEGEGESSCKRCNCKKSKCLKLYCECFAAGVYCIEPCSCVDCFNKPIHEDTVLATRKQIESRNPLAFAPKVIRNSDSSIMDTSDDASKTPASARHKRGCNCKKSNCLKKYCECYQSGVGCSINCRCEGCKNAFGRKDAYLHTIMESKQEDDHETYEKRTEKIQQNSKEVEQNPQPSTPLPPYRNLVVHQPFLSRNKLPPTQFFLGAGSSSFRKPDCDVTQSMNEKKSLETVTEDKTEIMPDILNTSPIKANSPNSKRVSPAHIGPSEPGSILGKRSNGRKLILRSIPAFPSLNPNQ